In Phaeobacter inhibens DSM 16374, the following proteins share a genomic window:
- the hpaR gene encoding homoprotocatechuate degradation operon regulator HpaR, which translates to MTKQLPSTDRSLPIALLRARERVMGPIRALLSDAGLTEQQWRVLRVVQETGGIDPTQISERACLLLPSLTRILQKLEDKGLIQRTKDQIDRRRQIVSITSAGAQVIDDNLEASLAVIARTRTQMGEDRYEALLDLLNELHQLDE; encoded by the coding sequence ATGACCAAGCAGTTACCAAGCACAGACCGATCCTTGCCCATCGCGCTGCTGCGCGCCCGGGAGCGTGTGATGGGACCTATCCGCGCGCTGCTGAGCGACGCCGGTTTGACGGAGCAGCAGTGGCGTGTGCTGCGTGTTGTTCAGGAAACCGGAGGTATCGACCCTACGCAGATTTCTGAACGGGCCTGTCTTCTGCTGCCAAGTTTGACACGCATCTTGCAGAAGCTTGAGGACAAGGGGCTGATCCAGCGTACGAAGGATCAGATAGACCGCCGCCGCCAGATCGTGAGCATTACCTCGGCGGGGGCGCAGGTCATTGACGATAATCTTGAGGCCAGCCTTGCCGTGATTGCGCGCACTCGTACCCAAATGGGGGAGGATCGCTACGAGGCGTTGCTGGATTTGTTGAACGAGCTGCATCAACTGGACGAATAG
- a CDS encoding pyridoxal phosphate-dependent decarboxylase family protein: MNWTDFSYWGRKIADWTQDYHQTVGDRPVRARTEPGDVLNALPATPPETGEDMEAIFADFEAVVMPGITHWQHPRFFAYFTSNAAAPSVLAEFLTSAIAPQCMLWQTSPSATEMETRMMDWLRQALDLPEEFQGVIQDSASSATLAAVLTMREKALNWQGNEQGLFAQKTLRIYCSSEVHTSVDRAIWVAGIGQQNLVRVPIKGDWRGMDPEALDAAIEADIAVGHQPAGVILCVGGTGVGATDPVDQVLDVAEKYGLYTHVDAAWAGSAMICPEYRDYWPGIERADSIVFNPHKWLGVQFDCSAHFLKDPDDLVRTLAISPEYLKTHGKDGIINYSEWSVPLGRRFRALKIWFLIRTYGLEGLRQRLRNHVTWSQQLHDRLKSEPDFEIVTPPMWSLWSFRYQPNGAADLDDLNLRLVNAINDDGRIYLTQTRVDGALVIRFQAGQFETTEADVMMAHDVITEIARTLE; this comes from the coding sequence ATGAACTGGACTGACTTTTCCTATTGGGGGCGCAAGATTGCCGACTGGACGCAAGACTATCATCAGACGGTTGGTGACAGGCCGGTCCGCGCCAGAACCGAACCCGGTGATGTTCTGAATGCGCTCCCCGCCACGCCGCCCGAAACCGGTGAAGACATGGAAGCTATCTTTGCCGATTTTGAAGCAGTCGTGATGCCCGGTATCACCCATTGGCAGCATCCACGGTTCTTTGCCTACTTCACCTCCAATGCCGCTGCCCCATCGGTTTTGGCTGAATTCCTCACCTCTGCCATCGCGCCGCAATGCATGCTCTGGCAAACCTCTCCTTCGGCGACCGAGATGGAAACCCGCATGATGGACTGGCTGCGCCAGGCGCTTGACCTGCCGGAAGAGTTTCAGGGTGTCATTCAGGATAGTGCCTCCTCCGCCACCCTCGCGGCAGTCCTCACAATGCGGGAAAAGGCGCTGAACTGGCAGGGTAATGAGCAAGGGCTGTTTGCCCAAAAGACCTTGCGGATCTACTGCTCTTCGGAGGTACACACCTCCGTCGACCGCGCCATCTGGGTTGCAGGTATCGGCCAGCAAAATCTAGTCCGTGTTCCGATCAAGGGAGACTGGCGTGGCATGGACCCGGAAGCGCTGGACGCAGCAATTGAGGCCGACATCGCGGTCGGCCACCAGCCCGCCGGCGTCATTCTCTGTGTCGGAGGGACGGGAGTTGGGGCCACCGACCCGGTCGATCAGGTGCTTGATGTGGCCGAAAAATACGGTCTCTATACCCATGTGGATGCCGCCTGGGCCGGCTCTGCCATGATCTGCCCCGAATACCGCGATTACTGGCCTGGCATTGAGCGCGCCGACAGTATCGTTTTCAACCCACACAAATGGCTAGGGGTGCAGTTTGATTGCTCTGCCCATTTCCTGAAAGATCCGGACGATCTGGTCCGGACGCTGGCCATAAGCCCCGAATATCTCAAAACCCATGGCAAAGACGGCATCATCAACTACTCTGAATGGTCGGTGCCCTTGGGGCGCCGTTTCCGCGCGCTCAAAATCTGGTTTCTGATCCGTACCTACGGTCTGGAAGGGCTGCGCCAACGGTTACGCAACCATGTGACATGGTCACAGCAACTGCACGATCGGCTCAAGTCAGAGCCTGATTTCGAGATCGTAACACCGCCAATGTGGTCTCTTTGGTCCTTTCGCTATCAACCCAATGGAGCCGCAGATCTGGACGATCTGAACCTGCGATTGGTGAACGCAATCAACGACGATGGTCGCATTTATCTGACCCAAACCCGCGTTGATGGGGCTTTGGTGATCCGCTTTCAGGCAGGGCAATTCGAAACAACCGAAGCCGATGTCATGATGGCCCATGATGTCATCACCGAAATCGCTCGAACGCTCGAGTGA
- a CDS encoding HpcH/HpaI aldolase family protein produces MPAPKNIFKQALANGDRQIGCWMSFGEAAVAEVMGTCGFDWLVIDGEHAPNDIRSIRDQLMALAASDSHPVVRVPVGETWIIKQVLDAGAQTVLVPIVEDADQARELVRACQYPPHGTRGVGATAARATLFGTASDYIQTADQQICLLLQVENRKGIENLNEILAVPGVDGIFIGPADLSTDMGFEGNSAHPEVRAVIADALARIKAAGKAPGILGTSPEATQAYFDMGAQFLAVGIDVMLLAKSARALATDWTSK; encoded by the coding sequence ATGCCCGCACCCAAAAATATCTTCAAACAGGCGCTGGCCAACGGAGATCGTCAAATCGGCTGCTGGATGAGTTTTGGCGAAGCGGCCGTCGCCGAAGTCATGGGGACCTGTGGCTTTGACTGGCTGGTGATCGACGGGGAGCATGCCCCCAATGACATCCGATCCATTCGTGATCAACTGATGGCACTGGCGGCATCGGACAGCCATCCGGTGGTGCGCGTGCCAGTGGGTGAGACATGGATCATCAAACAGGTGCTGGACGCCGGTGCGCAAACCGTTCTGGTCCCTATCGTGGAGGATGCAGATCAGGCCCGCGAACTTGTGCGCGCCTGCCAGTACCCGCCGCATGGCACCCGTGGTGTCGGCGCGACAGCAGCGCGGGCGACCCTGTTTGGTACCGCCAGCGACTACATTCAAACCGCCGATCAGCAGATCTGCCTACTGCTACAAGTCGAAAATCGTAAAGGCATCGAAAATCTCAACGAAATTCTGGCGGTGCCGGGTGTTGATGGCATTTTCATCGGGCCTGCCGATCTCTCCACAGATATGGGTTTTGAGGGCAATTCGGCCCACCCGGAGGTGCGGGCCGTGATTGCCGACGCGCTGGCGCGAATCAAGGCCGCAGGCAAGGCGCCGGGCATACTGGGCACCTCGCCTGAGGCCACCCAGGCTTATTTCGATATGGGGGCGCAATTCCTCGCCGTCGGGATTGATGTCATGCTACTGGCCAAGAGCGCGCGCGCCCTCGCCACGGACTGGACATCGAAGTAG
- a CDS encoding substrate-binding domain-containing protein translates to MKRTFAAGMVSALTLTSAMATAAFADIKIAHVYGKTGPFEAYAKQSHDGLMLGLEYATGGTMEVNGEKIVVIEKDTQLKPENGKALLEEAYGDDEVDLAIGPVSSGVALAMLPVAEEYEKLLIVEPAVADSITGSNWNRYIFRTSRNSSQDAVASAIALAGDNVHIATLAQDYAFGRDGIAAFREALAAQGHEIVHEEFAPTDTTDFTAAGERIFNAMKDLEGEKKLFIIWAGGGNPWAKINAMDPGRFGIEFAGVGNILAALKGFKDFAGMEGGTYYYYELPDNPVNDWLVKTHFERFDSPPDFFTAGGMAAGIAAVEAIRKAGSTDTEALITAMEGMEWETPKGTMQFRAEDHQALQPMYHFKLRVEDDVEWAIPELVRELSIDDLPIPVRN, encoded by the coding sequence ATGAAACGCACATTTGCTGCGGGGATGGTCTCCGCACTGACGCTGACGTCAGCTATGGCCACCGCCGCCTTTGCTGATATCAAAATCGCCCATGTCTATGGCAAAACCGGCCCGTTCGAGGCTTACGCCAAACAGTCACACGACGGGCTGATGCTGGGGCTGGAATACGCCACCGGTGGCACCATGGAGGTGAACGGCGAGAAGATTGTGGTGATCGAAAAAGACACCCAGCTCAAGCCCGAGAATGGCAAGGCGCTACTTGAGGAGGCCTATGGCGATGATGAGGTCGATCTGGCCATCGGGCCGGTCAGCTCCGGAGTTGCGCTGGCGATGCTACCGGTTGCCGAAGAATACGAAAAACTGCTGATCGTAGAGCCGGCCGTCGCTGACTCCATTACCGGGTCGAACTGGAACCGCTATATCTTCCGGACCTCGCGCAACTCCTCACAGGATGCCGTGGCCAGCGCCATCGCCCTGGCCGGGGACAATGTGCATATCGCAACGCTGGCGCAGGACTATGCCTTTGGCCGCGACGGCATCGCCGCCTTCCGCGAAGCCCTTGCCGCGCAGGGTCACGAGATCGTCCACGAAGAATTCGCACCGACCGATACCACTGACTTCACGGCGGCCGGAGAACGGATCTTCAACGCAATGAAAGATCTCGAAGGCGAAAAGAAGCTTTTCATCATCTGGGCCGGTGGCGGCAACCCTTGGGCCAAAATCAACGCCATGGATCCCGGCCGTTTCGGGATCGAATTTGCCGGTGTTGGCAATATCCTGGCCGCTCTGAAGGGGTTCAAGGACTTCGCAGGCATGGAAGGTGGCACCTATTATTACTATGAGCTGCCCGACAACCCTGTGAACGACTGGCTCGTCAAAACCCATTTCGAGCGGTTCGACAGCCCCCCTGATTTCTTCACCGCGGGCGGCATGGCCGCTGGTATCGCTGCCGTCGAAGCAATCAGAAAAGCAGGTTCTACCGATACCGAAGCGCTGATCACCGCGATGGAAGGCATGGAGTGGGAAACCCCGAAGGGCACCATGCAATTCCGGGCTGAAGATCATCAGGCGCTGCAGCCGATGTATCACTTCAAACTGCGTGTCGAAGACGATGTGGAATGGGCGATCCCTGAGTTGGTTCGCGAGCTGAGCATCGACGATCTGCCGATCCCAGTGCGTAACTGA
- a CDS encoding ABC transporter ATP-binding protein — protein sequence MTAPLLTTDDLTVRFGGHVAVDAVTCAFHAGELTAIVGPNGAGKTTYFNLISGQIPASAGRVTLNGQDISAASVSARTKAGIGRAFQMTNLFPDLTVLENVRLVVQAKARRGFNLWSVVTGHTDLMDQAEEILARVRLLDERNQIVSELSHGNQRKLEVALLIALDPLIYMFDEPTAGMSVDEAPVVLDLIADLKAQTDRTVLLVEHKMDVIRTLADRIIVLHNGALAADGAPAEVMASDIVQEAYMGRGLEGVLDHV from the coding sequence ATGACTGCCCCCCTTCTGACCACCGATGATCTGACTGTACGCTTCGGTGGGCATGTGGCTGTCGATGCGGTTACATGTGCCTTTCACGCCGGAGAACTGACCGCCATCGTCGGCCCCAACGGCGCCGGGAAGACCACATATTTCAACCTGATTTCCGGGCAGATCCCAGCCAGCGCCGGACGCGTCACACTTAACGGTCAGGATATCAGCGCCGCCTCCGTTTCAGCCCGCACAAAGGCCGGTATCGGACGCGCCTTTCAGATGACCAACTTGTTCCCCGATCTGACCGTATTGGAGAATGTCCGTCTGGTGGTTCAGGCCAAAGCCAGGCGCGGCTTCAATCTCTGGTCAGTGGTGACAGGCCACACCGATCTTATGGATCAGGCCGAAGAAATCCTGGCCCGTGTGCGCCTTCTGGATGAGCGTAACCAGATCGTCTCAGAGCTGTCCCACGGCAATCAGCGCAAGCTGGAAGTCGCTCTTTTGATTGCCCTCGATCCACTGATCTACATGTTTGACGAACCAACCGCTGGTATGAGTGTCGACGAGGCCCCGGTCGTGCTGGACCTCATCGCGGACCTGAAGGCGCAGACCGACCGCACCGTCCTATTGGTTGAGCATAAGATGGATGTGATCCGAACGCTGGCCGACCGTATTATCGTGCTGCACAATGGCGCGCTGGCTGCGGATGGTGCCCCGGCCGAGGTGATGGCCTCGGATATCGTACAAGAGGCCTATATGGGGCGCGGACTTGAGGGAGTTCTGGATCATGTCTGA
- a CDS encoding ABC transporter ATP-binding protein, with amino-acid sequence MSDLPHTETIGDPILRIEGIYTNIAQYHILQGVDLNVPRGGVTMLLGRNGVGKTTTLRSVIGHWRAHRGRILFDGDDITRIPTANIARSGLGFVPEDMGIFADLTVEENMVLAAVSGPIDPARLDWIFQAFPPLKTFWTSEAGNLSGGQKQMLSIARAMIEERKLYLIDEPTKGLAPAIISTMARALKDLKDQGASILMVEQNFAVAKALGDTANVMDDGRVIWSGEMAELAGDPTLQEQLMGLSMEAK; translated from the coding sequence ATGTCTGATCTCCCTCACACTGAGACCATCGGCGATCCCATCCTTCGGATTGAAGGGATCTATACGAATATTGCGCAGTATCATATTCTTCAGGGCGTCGATCTCAACGTCCCGCGCGGCGGCGTTACCATGCTGCTGGGGCGCAACGGCGTCGGTAAAACCACCACCCTGCGCAGCGTGATCGGGCATTGGCGGGCTCATCGCGGGCGTATCCTCTTTGACGGCGATGACATCACTCGGATCCCCACCGCCAACATAGCGCGCTCAGGCCTGGGATTCGTGCCCGAAGACATGGGCATCTTTGCCGATCTGACCGTGGAGGAAAACATGGTGCTGGCCGCTGTGTCCGGCCCAATTGATCCCGCACGTCTGGACTGGATCTTTCAGGCGTTTCCGCCGCTGAAGACATTCTGGACATCCGAAGCCGGCAATCTCTCCGGCGGGCAGAAACAAATGCTGTCGATTGCCCGCGCTATGATCGAAGAACGCAAACTCTACCTGATTGACGAACCAACCAAGGGGTTGGCCCCTGCAATCATCTCCACCATGGCCCGCGCGCTAAAGGACCTAAAAGATCAGGGAGCCTCAATCCTGATGGTCGAACAGAATTTCGCCGTCGCCAAAGCGCTTGGCGATACCGCGAACGTGATGGACGATGGCCGCGTGATCTGGTCCGGAGAGATGGCCGAACTCGCCGGTGATCCCACTCTACAGGAACAGCTGATGGGCCTCAGCATGGAAGCGAAGTGA
- a CDS encoding branched-chain amino acid ABC transporter permease, whose protein sequence is MTTAPEHSPTMARSSVADRLAPCAPLMLVPVLAIAGLIAVQNPASWLTLTVSGLAMGMMIFLMASGLTLVFGLMDVINFGHGAFVSVGAFIGISVLLTLGHLTNAPSLGLNLLAILVAVLAAMAATAVMGWAFERVIVKPVYGNHLSQILVTMGGLIIAEQLIIVLWGPEEIYFTRPEALKGALTFGDAAIEKYRLVTVGVGLAVFAAMRFVLRRTKIGLIVRAGVQNGEMVAALGYRLRLVFIGVFIAGSALAGLGGVMWGLYQEVITAHMGNQAMILIFIVVIIGGLGSVEGCFIGALLVGLLQNYVAFVEPKLALVSNIALMVAILMWRPMGMIPVVKAK, encoded by the coding sequence ATGACCACAGCCCCTGAACATAGCCCAACAATGGCTCGGTCTTCTGTTGCCGATCGGCTGGCGCCTTGTGCGCCGCTTATGCTGGTTCCGGTCTTGGCGATTGCCGGTCTGATCGCGGTGCAGAACCCCGCCAGCTGGCTGACCCTGACGGTATCCGGACTGGCCATGGGGATGATGATCTTCCTGATGGCCTCGGGGCTGACCCTGGTGTTTGGGCTGATGGACGTCATAAACTTCGGTCACGGAGCCTTTGTCTCGGTCGGGGCCTTCATCGGGATTTCCGTCCTGCTGACACTGGGTCACCTGACCAATGCCCCGTCACTGGGGCTAAACCTGCTGGCAATCCTGGTTGCGGTTCTTGCCGCTATGGCTGCAACCGCCGTTATGGGCTGGGCCTTCGAACGGGTGATTGTCAAACCCGTCTATGGCAACCACCTCAGCCAGATCCTTGTCACCATGGGTGGGCTGATCATCGCAGAACAGCTGATCATTGTGCTATGGGGTCCAGAGGAAATCTATTTCACCCGCCCCGAAGCGCTAAAAGGCGCGCTCACCTTCGGCGATGCCGCGATTGAGAAATACCGGCTGGTCACAGTCGGCGTTGGATTGGCAGTCTTTGCCGCCATGCGGTTCGTCCTGCGCCGCACCAAGATCGGCCTGATCGTCCGGGCAGGTGTTCAGAACGGGGAAATGGTTGCGGCACTGGGATACCGGCTAAGGTTGGTTTTCATCGGTGTTTTCATCGCCGGATCGGCATTGGCCGGCCTTGGGGGCGTTATGTGGGGCCTCTACCAAGAGGTGATCACCGCCCATATGGGCAATCAGGCGATGATCCTGATCTTCATTGTGGTGATCATCGGCGGCCTGGGGTCGGTTGAGGGCTGCTTCATCGGCGCGCTGCTGGTCGGGCTGCTGCAGAACTATGTCGCCTTCGTTGAGCCGAAACTGGCCCTTGTTTCCAATATCGCCCTGATGGTGGCCATCCTGATGTGGCGTCCGATGGGCATGATTCCGGTGGTAAAGGCAAAATGA
- a CDS encoding branched-chain amino acid ABC transporter permease — translation MIRSLLSGDLPRSRVLALLLVVILICLAFAPFLFPGVRTVDTAARICIFIVLVASYDLLLGYGGIVSFAHTMFFGMGAYGVALTSTHMGRGFDALAIGSISGAALAAVLALLIGLFSLRVRAIFFAMITLAVASAVAVLVSQLSGLTGGEDGLTFKTPRELGPAFKFGKETFDGTLFGVKLNGKLLTYYLIFGGSALLFLALLRVVNSPFGRVLQAIRENDFRAEAIGYRVVYYRVTATCLSAAIAALSGSLYAIWLRYVGPDTTLSMTIMIDILLMVVIGGMGTIYGAVIGATLFVLAQNYLQNLMGVLSSMTEGLPLLPELLSPDRWLLWLGVLFILSVYFFPSGVVGRLRGQR, via the coding sequence ATGATCCGTTCCCTTCTCTCTGGCGATCTGCCGCGCTCCCGCGTGCTGGCACTGCTGCTTGTGGTTATCCTGATCTGTCTGGCCTTCGCGCCATTTCTGTTCCCCGGCGTTCGCACTGTCGATACGGCCGCGCGCATCTGCATATTTATCGTGTTGGTTGCCAGTTACGATCTCTTGCTGGGGTACGGTGGTATCGTCAGCTTTGCGCATACGATGTTCTTCGGCATGGGCGCCTATGGGGTTGCCCTAACCTCAACCCATATGGGGCGTGGCTTTGACGCGCTGGCAATCGGGTCTATTTCGGGGGCGGCGCTCGCAGCGGTTCTGGCGCTGCTGATCGGGTTGTTTTCCCTTCGTGTTCGAGCAATTTTCTTCGCCATGATCACGCTCGCTGTTGCTTCTGCCGTGGCGGTCCTGGTCAGCCAGCTTTCAGGTCTCACAGGGGGCGAAGATGGGCTGACCTTCAAGACCCCACGCGAACTGGGGCCTGCGTTCAAATTTGGCAAAGAGACGTTTGACGGCACATTGTTCGGGGTCAAACTGAACGGAAAATTGCTGACCTACTACCTGATTTTCGGCGGCAGCGCGTTGCTGTTCCTGGCTTTACTGCGGGTCGTAAACTCGCCGTTTGGCCGCGTGCTGCAAGCGATCCGGGAAAATGACTTCAGGGCGGAGGCGATTGGCTACCGTGTCGTCTACTATCGCGTCACCGCCACCTGCCTCTCGGCTGCGATAGCAGCGTTGTCAGGATCTCTCTATGCGATCTGGCTGCGCTATGTGGGGCCGGACACCACCCTGTCGATGACAATTATGATCGACATTCTTCTGATGGTCGTCATTGGCGGCATGGGCACCATCTACGGTGCAGTCATCGGCGCAACCCTGTTCGTGCTGGCACAGAACTATCTGCAAAACCTGATGGGTGTTCTCTCTAGCATGACCGAAGGACTACCTCTGCTGCCCGAACTGCTCAGCCCGGACAGGTGGCTGTTGTGGCTGGGGGTCCTGTTCATTCTCAGCGTCTATTTCTTCCCCAGCGGTGTGGTCGGCCGCCTACGCGGCCAACGCTAG